ccacttggcagctcacaactgtctgtaactatagTTCTAGGGAATTTAATGccctccatgggtaccagacatgcatgtgctgCACATACATACGTAATACATACatggcaaaacactcaaacatactataacaaataaatctaaaaagtttaaaacaacaccagaaaaagtaaaaagcaaaacaaaacaacaacaccaaaagTGCCATctgtgccaggtgtggtggtacatgcctcaGTTCCCGCACGGGGAAAGTAGAGGAAGGTCGTGGATTCCATGGAAACCACCCTAGTCTAAATGGCAAGCTCTAGGTCAGTCAGGATTACAGAGTGAAACTGTgtcccaaaccaaaaccaaaaccaaagcaacattAAAACCACACACCTATTTATGTGGTGAACAGGATTCGGTAACCATTGTACTAGGGAAACCTCTCACAGTGCCATTTGTAAGCtaaagaataatttaaatataaatgtgaccACCAAGGTGAAAGTCAGAAAACActgttaaaaaattaaagatgccATGATAAATGGAGAAACATCCCATGTTTATGGATGGGAACACACAATATTGTTAAGATGCCAATTCTCCCTAAACAGATAATAACTTGATAGAGTGGACTCAATGCCAATCAAATGCTAGCAACatgcataattaattaattaattagagacagggtctcaaaaataaaacaaaataaaataaagttgatCATGAGTCTAGATGCAAAAGACTATGCTACcttgaaaacaacagaaatcttcAGTGATCGGCTTAGTTCTCTCACTTGCAGATGAAAATATAACCAGAAAAGAACGATGGGTAGATAGAGGGCTAGATGCTTCCAAATCAAATATGTCTGCTTATCAAAAGATGTCAACACAAATTAGCTAACAAATTACCAACTGGAGGAAGGtttactttttgcttttttgtttttgtttgttttgagacagggtttctctgtagttctggctgtcaCAAAACTCACTCTGAACACCAGGCTAGCGTCAAATTTATAGACCtgcccttctctgcttcctgagtgctgagattaaaggagtgagccaccaatatcgatttactttttttttttttttggagacagggtctctgttctggaattctctatgtaaaccaggaggtcttgaactcacagaaatctgcctacctctgcctctgccttctgagtgctgggattaaagacatgcactacTATGCCCAACATAGAGGAAGCTGTTTCTAATCTACATGTCTAACAATATACACAACGCTTCTACAAAGTCAGTGTCTCTGTACACCTGAGGCGGGGCAGTCACGGAGGAAAGCCTGGATTGGGCTGTGAAAGAGATGAGGATGGTACAAAGTCCTTCTGCCCTCTCAACACGGTTTTCTTAAAATAAGTCCATGAAACAGGAAACAAAGGTGGCTGTGAACCATGGGCTCTCCCATACAGGGTAAATTTCTCAAGAAGACAAGTGTTGGGGATGCAAGACAGATCAGCATTGCTAGGGGCCTCTGAAAGTCGCCTAGGAGAGATGGAACTGTTCTGTGTCCCACTCTGATGGTAACAGAACTGCACTgtccatttatttattgtataagaAGTCAGGAAAAAAGTCAGAAGAAGCAAGCACAGCTCCGATTGTTTCCCAGCCTCTTTCTCTGGGCCTCAATCTTTTCATCAGAGGGCAATAGAGAAAGCTGAAAGACATCCCTGCCGGCCCCTGAGccggaaggagaggtccctgcaGCAGTGGGGCAGCGTCAAGCAGGGTGGACCAAAGTCCAGGAGCCAGGCTGGATGCCCCACATAGCTCCTCACCAAGGAGGACAAAGTTCCACTTTATAGAAAGGTGGCACACTGTAAAGGAAGAGATCATTGCTGACCCTTCTGTGCCTCCATGCCCTGTCCTTGGTCACCAGATCATGGGCCATTGGCCCAGGTGGGTGGCCAGAACCTTGATCACCCAAGATAGCAGGGTTGAGGAGCGACGGGGAGGTGAGGCTCTGAGGATAGCAGCCTGCCTCACTTCTAGGGTGAGGGTCCTGTGTAGGGTGGGGAGACAGAAGACAGCCAGCAATACATGAGCCCCACAGGCAGCGCTGGCTGCTCCCGGACTcctccttccacttctctgtcattCCTCACGCTGTCTTACAGGCTCAGTGTATGGATAGGAACCCAGCTAGCCCCTGGTCCCAGGGAAGTCATTAAAGCATAGTTCTTGAATTCTCAGTGCAAATTAGTAGTGACTAGGAGAAGGGCCACTCAAGCTGGAAGCTGGTCAAAGGGCACGGGTTATGTCTAGACTCAGCCGTGCCATCCGGGCTCCTGTAGCTCTCAATAAAGAGTGTCTTTGTTCCATCATGTTCCTCTCAGTGCAGTTCCTTGTTTTGGGGCCAAGATGACAACTTCCTTCCATGGTCTTTTCTGAGCTGCCCAGTGACATAGGTGATGTCTCAGCACCCTGGGTGGTGTGAGCCCTGGGTACCAACTTACAGGGAAGGTTCCGAGCAGGCCCTGCTATGGCTATGAACTCCCTCAGCTCTGAGGAAGCCATTTCCCCACTATGGCTGGGTCCAGGACCAGCGCAGGGCAGTCCTTTGcactcccttcccatttctccctgagcctcagtttctccacctgTCCCTGGAAATACAAGGGGTATTTCCTGGTCCTCACCTGCACGTGGTATTGTGAGGTCTCGTGCATGATGACGTTGGAGTTGGAGTACTTCTTCCTCTGCTCTGGATGGAGACACAGATGTCATGCACCCCAAAGAGTAAGACCCAGTCTAATGGGACTTGACCCCCAGAGGCCACAGGGGAGAATTGGGATGAGATATGCTGTTCTTTGAACCCCTAAAGGCTGGAAAGCTCCTGTGGGGACAGGGAGGATCCACAGGAGACCCTCTGGCTTGGCCCCATCACAGAGCCCACTGGGGACCTGAAGCTTTAGAAGTCAAAAGACTTATTCAGAAAGGGAGGGGGCAGCCTCTCACTGAGGATCTGTTTGGGAGAGGGGCAGGAAATTTAGTCTTATCTAGTGGAGGCTGCCCATCTCCTACGGAAGGGGCCCAGGCCAAGGCTTTCCTATGCTATAAGCTTCCATGGGAACGTGCCTCCTCTCTGGAGTTCTTGCTTTCCAGGGTTCCAGCAACTAGTAACCAGCATCCAAAAGCACAAATTAAGGGCCTAGTTGGGGAGGGGCATGGCCAAACAGAAGCAGACTGGTCCATTGGAGCAGATACCTGGCAGCTGGGTCCCATCTGACCCCACCTGCTTGATCAGATTGCAGGGCTGCACAGTAGAATCAATATTAATGCTCCCTGAATTATTCGTAAAGGCCTCTCCCCTTACAGCAGAGTGGAGAACGTTTAGTAGCCAGGAGCCTTGCAGATAGATATCCAAAGTTCTCAGTGAAGTAGGGTCCACAGGCCTCCTCTGAGGCATTAGAACTACACAGGCTATAGAGCTTAGGCCTGGGGCGAGCAGGGATGAGACCGCCACGGTCACGTCCATCCTCCAGTCCATCCTTAAACTTCACTCACCAAATAGGTCCTTTGCGCTCATCCTGGGCACACCATCAGACCGGCCCAGACTGCCACTGCAGCGGGAGAGGCGGGTGAGGGCAGGGCTCACGTCACACCCCTCCCTGGGGACTTGAGGCGGTAGGACAACACTTACTTGGCAGCTCCTGGGCAGCAGCTCATGGATGCTGACTGGCTCATGATGTTCCCAGGGGTAGCCAGTGTCAGGGAGGGCAGACCTAAAGACACAAGAGCTCAGCTGACGCTTTCTCCGGGCCGGGCTAGGCCTGGGTCTCCTCTCTCATTCCTTTCTACTCCAGGGGCTACAACTCTCAATGCTGGGCCAGACTCCGCAGGAGACTCTCTAGGAGGCAAAGCCCTCCAGACCCATGCTGTTGGTGGTGGCAATGGAGACCCATCTGGCCCAGGACCTTTGATTCTCTGCTAGGGTGCTCCCAGAAGCTGCCAGGGAGGCTCTgatggagggaggggctgggtggGGAATACCCTGAGAGAGATGGCTCCTTCAAAAAACCCTGAGGCAGTGAGAAAGGAGAGGGTTAAGTCTGGAGACCTAGGAGGGCATAAAGTGTAGATGGACCCCTCCTTATCCCTTGCCCCAGGCTTTACTcccagggacccccccccccccacataagTGTGGACATGCCCACAGAGGGCAGCTCCTCCAGATCCAGCAAGGAGAACAGCTCTTATCTCCCCTGTGAGAGACGCTGGAGAGGGTGGGTATAGGGCAGAAGTTTTGGGGGCGACTAGTCCCCCCAGTACAAACCCAGGTGACCACATACAAGACCTCTTCAAGAGTAGGAATTTCAGCTCTGACCTCCCCTGGCTAGATTTTGGGGACTCTGAGGCATGGCCATGAATGTGAGCAAACTTTCCTTATAGGCTAGACTTGAGCCCTTCTCTGGACACAGCAGAATTTGGTGGTCTGGGCCAGCCTGACACATTAAAGGAAGGGTGTAGAGAGACCTTCAGTGATAGGCTGCCTTTGTGCCACTGGAAAAACAAGTAAATAACATTTCTGGCTgtccttcttgagttctatggccAGCTCTTCCTGAGACCCTGGACCCACATACAATTCACCCTTGTCTGATATTACCAGCAAGGCCACCATCCTTCCTAGCTTTAGCATTTGAGTCTTCAAGGGTAGGGCCTCCAGCCAGCATACTGGTATGAGGGCTTAGGAGTGGGCCTGTAGTAGTCTAGTATTTTCTGGTTTGACCAGGTCTTGAGGGGTGGGCTACCAGGAGGTGAGGACTGTAGGCTTTAGCTATTCCCTTGACCAGCTTTCTTGCTGCACCCCTACCCCCAGCCAAGGTCCTAGCTTGTGAGAAAAGCCTGGGTCAGATTTCTAGGTCCACCTATCCATGGAGAATGTCCGGAATGCTCGTGACCTCAGTAGGTGAGCCCTGGTGTTTGCTTAATGGGATTCCTGACTAGCTCagccaagggcaccaggcacgtGGGGCCAGGAATACACACATCGGGACAAAACAAACTGCTAGAGACCCAGGCCTGAAGGCACACAGACTCTGAACAGGCTTGGACACGCAGCCCTGCCCTTGGGGGAATCTAGGCCAGGACCTTAGCACTAGGTAGGAGGATAAGACTGGGGCTACCTCTACCCTGCACAGGGTTCCCTCCCTGGAGGCCTCTATAGCTGAAATGGGGTAGGGAGGCaggaaatccaaacaacccaTTAGAGGGGAAGAGAAAACACTCAGGCCCAGAAGGCCTGGGGGCTCAGGCCGACAGCTGAACCTGGGTTTTACTGTAGCCACTTTCCGGGTTGAAGGGAGGCCCAGCCCGGTGTGTTTGGTAGATTCAGCAGTAGAACGGGAGGAGGCCCTGGCAGGGCAAGGAGGGCGGAAGAACTGGCTccaagttcaaattccagcattACATGCTGAGTGACCTTGGGGAGGGGTCGACTTAGTCACCTGGGATCTTGGCTGTCCTTGTGGGAGCTGGGTGTGGTCCTGGAATGGGAAAGGGGGGAGTCCCTTAGATCCTGGCTGGGTCCTAATCTGGGGACAAAGTTCAGGAATCATCAGGTGGGAGCAACAGAGGCTGAGATGAACCAGAAAGCTATtggtgggaagggatgggtgcaTCTGAAGAGACTCAGGCAGGCTGGGAGGGAGCGATGGGCCAACCAGTCCTAGATAATAGGCAGCTCCAGGAAAGGCCCAAGCACAATAGGACCACTGAGTGTCTAGGGTGGGAGAGGCTCCCGAAGTGCCCTGTCTCCTCAGCAGCCAAGGAAGGCTGTGCAGGGGATACAGCAGAGGTGGTCTGTGGGCAGGCTTCCCGCTTCCTGTCTCCAGGGACAGTTTCATGAAGTACCACAGACTTGTCAGTCCCAGGGACCTTGAGCAGCCAAGCTATGAAGTTCATAGACCCTCCCACCAGCTGATCCCCAACCCCCACATCTACTCCCAGCTCCCATCCTCATCCCCTGAGACTCCATACTTCAACTTTGACCTGAAGACTGACTCAGCCTGATGTTTCCCCCGGCTCCGGGTTTCTTTTGGGCTCAAACAGCCAGGAAAGGCCAACTTTCAGGCACTGGGTGGTACGCTAGTCAGATCCTGAAGGAGGTCCAGCTGGATGAAGGCCCTCCCTTCCTCGCCACCTCTCTTGTCAACTGCCAGGTTCCCCTCATCCGCCCCAGGGCTGGGAGGGGGCCGGGACCAGGGCGAGTGAGTCACACACCGCTGGCTTAAAAATATCACGAACCACTGGCCTCCGCCCGCTGGACCGACCGAGCTTCAGCCAAGCGGTTCTTGTGCTAAAAGCCCAAGGAAGGGTCCGGCCCAGGCTCTCCCCCAAGTTCCTACGTCCCACGCCACATCTGCAGTCCCCCAAACCAAAGCTTAGCTGTCCCGGCGATCCGGGCCATCCCAAACCTCCTACTCAGGTGCTCTCAGCTCCCCGGGCTGAGTTGCCTTCCAAACCAAGCGTCTGGACCCAGAGTCCCGAGCGAGAGCTCCACATCCCACGGCCattctgggaaactgaggccccagATCGGCAAATTCCCTGGCTGAAGCACTCACCTGCGCTCCGTCCCTCAGCGCCTGTGCTTGGTTAGGCCCCTTGGTCAGCTTGTCCGCCGGCTGTCAGCGCCTCAGCGCCAGTGGAGCTCCCTCTCCCGGGACAGGCGGGACCTCTGCTGGGGCCGGATAGGCCGGGGCGGGGCTGTGAGAGGAGGAACCTGAGCGACAGGTTACCGAGTCACCCGGGAGTGGGCACTAGGGAGGCTGAAGGAAGGGGGCGGGCCTGGGGCACCATTCCCCCCACCACTCCAACTGAGGTTCCCGCCTCCCTCGCCTGCCTCCGACTGCCCTCCCAGCGGTCCCCAAAGCACCTGGGGCCCCTTAGCAGCTGGCCCTGGAGTGCAGGGTGCGGCCCCAGCTGCTCTAACTGGCCACGCTGCAGTAGCAGATGGGGACATGGGCCTGCCTCCTGCAGGGGCAGTACTGGATGAAGCCTATGCGGGGCTGCAGCCTTGGGGAAGTCTCACTCAAGCCGCTAGCAGGTACCTTCCACCCCCAAGTAGCACCGGGACTTAGGGACGTAGCTCTTTAGTGGTTTTAGTCCTGGGACATTGGGTCCAAGGCTTTTTGAGTTTGGAAGCTTTCAGTTCCTGGTGGGAGACCCTCCCGCCTTCACATACAGGAGCTCTTAAAGTCTCTGTCCACTAGAGCATCGCCTGCGGGATGAGCTATCTCTAGAGAGGGTACCTGTCTCCACCATGTTGATCCCTGCAGGCTACCCTGCCCACCTTGCTATTTGGCAGCTGGCGGCAGGGTTGGGTGAATTTAGAGCAGCCAACTAGCTGGCTAGGAGGAAATAAACAGAGTTGTGGCCTGCTAGCCAAGGTTCTGCCCTTATGTGAACAGGGACCCTAAGGCCCCGGCTATTGTTCCTGGAGTTGGGGCAGAGGAAATGGGTGCCGCCAGGAAGTCAGGGTCCCAGGCTAGTCTCAGAAGGGCAGGGCCCTGGCATGTTTGTCCTGGGCAGGCAGTTAGCACTTCCTGGGGTACTGGGTGCTCTGTCCTAGAGGGCCAACAGCGCCCTAGAGGGCCAACAGCGCCATCTGACCTGGCTTGTTGCCCACCTGACACACTTTGGGACACCACAGGTGAACCACAGAGGGGTGGCAGAGGTAGACTCCAAGCCCAGCTCCTGATGAACCCCAGAGAGGCTTCCTGGTTCACAGTCCTTACTGCTGATCTCACAGAACTGGTCCAATCTTGCTCTGCCTGTGACCTCGCCCTGGCCCAGCAGGCAGGGGTCAAGTGGTCAGCTGTATGATGGAGGAGCCGGCTTATGCATGCACCCTGACATTCCTGAGCAGAGCTGGGGATGGGTAAAGGGTGGAAAACACGTACAGGTGAGGCTCCTTTGTGCTGCTACTGGTCTTCATAAGAAGACCTTGTTGTGAGGCAGCCCTTTGTTGTGGCGGTGGTAACTGATGTCCACTCTGGGTCACGTGACGTACCACTTCCATGTGGCCAGTAAAAACAGGGgtattaaaaacttaaaactcTGGCTAGTTGTGTGTGCAAGTCACAAGCTTCCTTCCCAACAGAGGTCCTGACCTGATCTGTGGGGAGTGCCTGAGGCCTCCAGACCCGCCTGCCTTAGCCCATTCTGCCTACTCGGCTATACTTGCTCAAGCCACAGGGATACTGCGAGGGAAGTGCTCAAGGGCTTTCTAGACAGGGTTCTTCCCAAGCCTGCCTGTGGGCTAGGTAGAGCAGGTCTCCAGGCCATTCCGGTATTCACCTTGGTCGTCTCAGGGAGACAAGTTAAAGGAAATCAGCCCAGGACCCATGTGTATAGAAGGTTCCCTGGTCCCAGAGAAAGCTCTGGATGGCCCAGAAACCTATCACCTTCAACATACTTTACGGGAGGTTTCTGGTTAGTTATCAGGGTAGAAAGAAGCCAGGCAGAGGTTACAGAGAAAGCCCCGATAGGGCTGAGAAGGGGCAACAGGGGGGCCCTTCCACACTGAACCCTGGGGAAGGTAAGTGGTTATAATGAAGACAAAGTCATGACAGcataactactttttttttttaaaagagaaactagATATTTGAACATAGCATCGTAGACAGAAAACGCATAACAGAATGAAAGAAACTtaagtgggggtggggcgggggggtgggggtggtggtggtggtggtggcgcacccctgtaatcccagctcttgggaggcagaggcaggcggatttctgagttcaaggccagcctggtctacagagtgagttccaggacagccagggctatacagagaaacccccgtcttgagaaaaaaaaaaaaaagaaagaaagaaagaaaagaagaaactattaaaaaataCTGCTTAAAtactttttgagaaaaaaaaatgagctagGAAAGGAAAAACAGGAGATGAAACTCACTTGGCTCTCTACAAAGGCTGCAGTTTGGTGGACTGTGACTCCCAGACTCCTAGGCTAAAAGCTGTCTTTTTATTCTGTCTTCTGCTCCCTACAactgctccacccccacccatgaACCTGGCTGAGATGGCCGTAATACCCAGCTCTCTGTgtactttgtgtttttttttgttgttgttgtttgtttttaaagacaaggtctcactgtgtaaccctgagTGACCTGcaaatcactatgtagaccaggcaggctagGCTGGATCTGAACTTACAAAGATgtgccatctctgcctcctgggtgttgggattaaaggcttgtgtgcCGCCATACCTGGAATACAGTTGCTTTTGCTTCCTTCGGGGCCGGCCTGATGGGGAGTCGGATGGAGGGACGCTGGAACACAAGGCTGCCATCCTGCAGCTCCAGAGGGGTCCAAGCCTGGGACCCAGGTCTGGCAACTAAGCACAACAGGCTCTCAGAACAAGGCCCCAGGGCCACTGTGGGAAGCAGAGAACTCATAAATCCACGTGTGAGAAAACACATGGTGGCAGACCAGCACAGCCAAGTactcctgcctggatgctgcacATCTGGGGCTGAGACAGGGTGGGGCTGCAGGGCTGCCCCCAGCCGATGGCTTCCACTGGCCTGGGCATCACTGGTGGTTCCACTATAGCCAGCATCCCAGTCACGGGTCCTGAGCAGACATTTCCAGGATTCACTAGACTCCAGTCCATGATGGCCATCTTCAGGCTTCTAAGTTTGTCCCTCCCTGACTACTGTACCCAACCCCCAAAAGATGTATAAACAATCTATAGATGATCAATAACAAAAGAGAGCCTCCTTGTCTGGGTAAAGGAACCAGCTGGAGGCTGAGGAGCGCTGCCGTGCAGGTTATCCTGGCCCGTCTACCTGATGAAGTCAGCAATGACCACCACTTGCAGGCCAGCCTCCAGCCCATGCAGCACCAGTAGAACGGTGCTGAGGACTGAGTCCATCCACAGTACCAAGGTCTGCCAGAGTAGGAAGTGAACACAAAGGAGGCCACTGGCTGCTGTGAAGGCCAGGCTGGCAGCCAGCGGCACTTCAGCCTCCGTCAGGTTGCCTTTTGTGCCTGGAGAAGAGAGCAGACATGAAGTGAGGCGGGGGCTGCAGGACACCTCACCAACAGCCCAGTGCCAGGTACAGTGCTTGCCAAGGGCCAACGAACTCGTGGGATTTGTGAATGCTGCCCATTGGGGCCACTCTATGtcagagaaaaaaacaacagGGAAAGCTCAGATTCTGTACTCTCGAGGCACCAACAGTTTGGTTTGAAAGCTATGGGCATTTGCCACCGTTTTCTAATTCCAAGTCGGATCAAagggattttgtttaaaatacctaaaaatatttCAGTCTGGGCTAAGGCAGGCTGGTTCTGGAAAATTTCATGAAtacttatgaaaaacaaaactgccCACTTTACAAACAAATGGGTCAGTCATGGAAAATGCCAACTTGGAGCTGCCAGTAGTAGACCAGTTGCCAGAGGTGCCGGAGGGTCTGCTGACCCCAGCTGCTGGGGGTGTGTCTGAAGGTCTGCTGACACTAGCCCTGGGTGTCTGATGAGGCTGACTCTAGTAGATGGGGGCTACTCATGGGCCTGCTGAATACTAAGTGCTTAGAGATGTCCAATGCTGACAGCCCCCTGCAGGGTACTATAAGGGGCTGCCTGACTCTTCATCTACACAGCATATTTTTGTGTACCATGGAAGCACTGCCTACTGAGCGAGCTGTGCAAGTAGTTCTGGCATAGTCCATGGCAGCTCCgcgagtgcgtgcgtgcgtgtgtgcatgtgtgtgtttgtgtgtgtgtgtgtgtgtgtgtgtgtgtgtgagtgtgtgtatgcggGGTACCAGATCCAATCAAAAGAGAAGGATCAGAGCCTGACAGTGCAATGGACCTGGATGTGGTGCCTCTTTTACGTATGTCTGTGACTGAGTACAGGAAAGAGTAGGGGCAGAGCTAGTAGTCTTCAGCTatggcaggaagacttccgtgTTTTACTTTTGCATTCCTTGTCCATTAGAAGAACCTACATGTTCTGACCCTAACCCTGATCTAAATGACTGTGtgatttggggtgggggggggggttggggtgtAGTTCAGTTCTCacaatgcttgcctagcatgcaggagcCCTAGGTTGATCCTGCCAATGCACAATAAGTGGATGTGATGacgcatgtctataatcccagcactcaggaggaagaggcagaaggatcaggagtcaaggccagccttagccaccagagactctgtctcaagacagacatacagacagatagatagataggcaggcaggcaactgGCTAAGAGTGACCTCTTAATATGATACTGAGCAGGTCTGGGGAGGCAAGGTCCCCTGTCCTTGCAAGGGACCTGGCAAAAACTCCAGACTTCCTCTCTGCCAGACTTTCTCCCTGAGGGCCGAAGCCAATAGGGAAGAGGGGAGTCCAGAGGAGTGTTCTGAGCTTTAAGCTGGGCTCCGGTCTGATGCGGCTGCCGTATACACATCCTTCCAGACAGGCGGATGTCACCAGTGTCAATCAGTCTTGGAGCAAGGCTTAGGAACAAATAGTTAATACTTAATGACACCATAAGGTGACACTGCTAAGCACCCAGAAAAGCTGCCTGAACGAACATGTCCCCGAGACCCATGCTCAGAAATGACTACTACATGAAGGTTCAGCGAGTTTGAGAGAACACCTATGGGACCACAAGCattttgtggcttcataggaaaCTCACCTAGGTACAGCTGAGCTACTTCGAGAATTCCCATCAGAAGCAAGAGAACCAGATCCAGGACCAGACAGTTACAAGGATAGCTGAAAACCTGACCTAGGAACACACACAGCCAGAACTCAGATCAGTTTATTAGGGGCATATTTCCAATGATGGGCCAGGCACTCGTCACTTACTTTTGTATACAATCATCAGGAAGGTAGCTAGGAAGTAGAGGGCATAGTACAGCCCACTGAGAAGAAACAGCATCTGTAGAGGAACTGACGACAGCTGGTAGGTAATCAAGGATCCTCAAGCTCACCAATGGGATACACCTACCCAGGTAGCATCGCACCACCCAGAGCTTCAAAACAGCAGGTCTGGGTAAATTCTCACAGAAGGCACCTACAGGAACCCAGCCACTGGCCCCTGCCTGCTCGGGGCTTCTACTACTGCATGGACTCCTGGAGTGCTCACACCTGATGGTCACAGGACTGATGCTGACCCCCTCCTGCCCTGGTAGGGCATGGCCAAAGTACCCCAGTCCTTGGCAGATGCAGGCAGGACAGAGGGAGTTCTTTATTCTGATTCATGTCACAAGTTACAAAGAGGATCCTTGCAATTTTCTTTAGATAAAACATATCACTTGGCCACTCAAGGTAAGGGTGTTTTGCCTCTTGCCATGTTGGTTTGGTTGGTGGCAGGCAAGTGGCCATCCCCTTAATGTGTCAGGCCTGTGAAGGGATCGGGGCTGAGTTGGTGGGTGGCAGAGCCAGTATACCATGGAACACCTTTCCCTCTTACAAGTTACTAGTCAGGTTTAAGGAAAAAATGGGGGGTGGGGCcatgaaaaacacaaaaaggctGTAAGCCGACTGTGCCAGGTCTGCAGCTTAGCATGGTACAGCCCCGAGGGGCTGTGCCTGGTCAAGACCTTGGGAAGCAGTAGCAGGATACCACCTTGAAGGAGCCTCTCCCTGGAAGACAAAGGACAGCCAGTAAGACTCCAACAGCAACATGGCGGACGTTAGTTCTCTAACTCCAGGTTTGTAAACAGAAGCGGCCTATGGCTGCagttaggtttgtttgtttggttggttttggtggtTTTTctagactgggtttctctgtatagccctggctgtcctggaactcactctgtagaccaggctggtttcaaactcagaaatctgtctgcctctgcctcccaagtgctcgcaGTTAGGTTCTTGAGTTGCCTCTACATCCCTTCTAGGACATTGTTTTCTGCTGGAATTTCACTTAACTTCCCAGATAACTGTCTGGAGCGAAGTACTTTCTGAAGCAGCCACGTAGCTAGGCAGACTCTCAGACCATCTCCAGATCCATTCAGGTGTTATTTTCCTCATCTTGTGAGAGTCAGCTCTTGGGTATAATGGAGCCTCCCTCGTGTCATGTCTCTGGCGGTTTGTATTTGAAAGTCTGCCTGGCCCCTCCCTGGATGGGATGTGACCTGGGTCAGACTGCCTGTCTGGAGGCTCTTACCAGCGGCACACTCATGCTGTGCACGTctctacatgtgcatgcacaccatACAAACCCAGAATTTAGTCAAAGTCTCCTGTAAGAGAGGCTGACTTCTGAGCAGAGACAGCAGCGCAGCAGCAGCTGAACCCCAGCTTTGTAGCCTTCTGCCTGTTAGTTCCCTGTGCTCCATAGAGTTTCAGCAGAGAAGGAAGTGACGCCTTGCTGACTTTCTATGGGTCACTTAACTTTGAAGGCCAGCTTGAAGCTGCTTACTCTGGAGTTGTGGGACTCCTGCATGGGCAAGTCATAAACTGGTCAACACAGGACATTAGTAACAGCCTTTGGACAGCCTCCCAGCAGGCACACGTGTGGGACAGGAAGCCAGGTGAGCGGCTGGAGCAGTATTATGTTTCCACAGGGTGCTCTTGTAAACCTGATCTATTCTTTTCCAGGTCAGCTAAACTAGGCTATACCTGTCAATATTTGGGTTGGTTTTAACTTCATcggggttttctttcttttgaatccttttttaattaaaaaaaaacaaaacaactccccCTTTACTTTT
This portion of the Apodemus sylvaticus chromosome 1, mApoSyl1.1, whole genome shotgun sequence genome encodes:
- the Tmem80 gene encoding transmembrane protein 80 isoform X1, giving the protein MAAVRPGRGSFKVLSSVPLQMLFLLSGLYYALYFLATFLMIVYKSQVFSYPCNCLVLDLVLLLLMGILEVAQLYLGTKGNLTEAEVPLAASLAFTAASGLLCVHFLLWQTLVLWMDSVLSTVLLVLHGLEAGLQVVVIADFIR
- the Tmem80 gene encoding transmembrane protein 80 isoform X2, whose protein sequence is MAAVRPGRGSFKVLSSVPLQMLFLLSGLYYALYFLATFLMIVYKSTKGNLTEAEVPLAASLAFTAASGLLCVHFLLWQTLVLWMDSVLSTVLLVLHGLEAGLQVVVIADFIR